The nucleotide sequence ACGAATTGGCCGGTTGCTGTCAAATACGGGTTCAAGGGTCACGGTATTACCGAATCGGATTTGTTCGAATACGTGTTGGACGATGCGCGCCATGTTCAGAGTGAGCATCACCCGGCGCTTCATTTCATCTCGATAAAACAGCGGTGGATTAATCTCCAATTGTGGCGAAGCAATGAACTTTTCCACCAGCCGAATCACCTGCGCCAATAGGTTCTCCTTTGTGCCCCGCCAGCCAGGCTTCATCTGGTCGTAGATGTCACGGGCGACTTCAAAAACGATTTTCTGAAAGCGGAACCGCTCCGCCAATGCTGCCAAGTCAATTCCCGTCATGACTGCGAGGTTAGGCTTGCCTGCAACCACCGCCGCCATCTCTGCATTTTCGATTTTGTCAGTCGCGTTCAGTACCAGCGGTTCAATTTTCTGGGAGTCCAGTTCCAACTGCGGGCGGTAAACATGGTCAATGCGGATGATGTTAGGCCAACTTATCAGAAAACCGACCTTCTCCCGTGCCGGTTCAATCCGCGTCTTCGGTGGCGGTGGCGGCAAGGGACCGTCAGCGCCGCCTTCGTGCGGCAGGAAGGTGAACGGCACACCAAAAATGTTTACATACTCTGCCTCGAACAATTCTACTTCCTCTCCCGTGACCGGGTGCGGCACCTGCTTCACTTCGTAGCTCGTGCGGCGCAGCCCACGGCCCACCACCTGCTCGCAAAGCAACTGGCTTGAAAACGCCCGCAAACCCATGATGTGCGTTACTGTCTTGGCATCCCAGCCTTCCGACAGCATCCCTACCGAAATCACATTCTGAATTTTCTCGCCCGGTTCGCCAATCTTGCCCACGGTGTCCACGGTTTTACGTAACAGTTCCCCCTGTTCCGTTCGTGTCAGTTTCTTTTGCTTCGGTTCATCATCATTCTCGCCCGCGCTGTCCTCTGGCTGAGACTCGCCTTCTTCCGCCTTCGCCTCGGCCATGTCCAGTACCTTGGAGTCAATATGGAGAGTCAATCCAGGTTTGCACAATTCATCAATCAACACCTTCCGCTTGTCGAAAGCGTTCTTCACCCGGGCAGCGGTTTCTGTCCGGTTAGCAACGGTTATCATCACCGGAGGCGTTGCGTACCCGAGCTTCTTCCATGCCTGATACGTCGCCAACCAGTCTTTGCCTAAAAGTAGATAGGCGTTCATCACCAAGTCCGGCAACGGCTCAAACTCTTCCGCGCTGCGGTTCAAGTCATCCCTGACATGGTCATAGATATGATAGAGCTTGGATTTGTAGTTTTTTACGTCCGGCATTCCATCGTCGCGCACGACCACACGGGGGGTCTTCACCAACCCGGCTTCAATCGCGTCATTCAACCCGAAATCGCTGACAATCCAGCCAAACAAAGATTCCTCCGAGCTTTGCTTGCCGCTGGGCGAGAACGGCGTCGCGGAGAAATCGAAGCATCGCAAAATGCGCCGCGTCTTGTGAATCCGATCCAAGCCTCCAACCCACTTCGTTGCCTCTTCGATCAACTGACGGTCAATTTTGGCCTTCTTTGACTCCGGGTTGACGCGCCAGGCATGGTGCGCCTCGTCATTGATGACGAGGAGGTTGTTCACCTTGGCCATGTCGCCGAGCACTTCGCGCACGTAAGCCTCGTCACTTTTTGCGCCGCGCTTGTCCACGCTGCGCTTCTTCTTTAGTTTGTCGTCCGTTTCCCAATTCAGCACGTGCCAGTTGCGGATCATAACCTTACCCTGCCGCAACTGCTCGCGCAGACCCGGAGGCACGATGTCGAACTCGTCATAATAATTGCCCGGCCCGGCGGGAATCAGCACTTGCAACCGGCTTTTGACCGTCAAACCCGGAGCCACGATGAAAATGTGTTTTGAGAAACGGTCGTCTTGCGGGTACGTGACTTTGTTCAATACCTGCCACGCCACGAGCATGGCCATGA is from Verrucomicrobiota bacterium and encodes:
- a CDS encoding DEAD/DEAH box helicase family protein, with product MLSKGITHLIVNSPYDEPEHHWFYHRETLKFSLKPGRRPAGYIIASESSKAFDDPGRFIPIDLVNQIRPRVNAWREGGYAGVSGMTRRLLEHWRGSERYERQRFFFCQLEAMETLIWLTEAPATERVGIIIPSDGGAFQRLCCKMATGSGKTVVMAMLVAWQVLNKVTYPQDDRFSKHIFIVAPGLTVKSRLQVLIPAGPGNYYDEFDIVPPGLREQLRQGKVMIRNWHVLNWETDDKLKKKRSVDKRGAKSDEAYVREVLGDMAKVNNLLVINDEAHHAWRVNPESKKAKIDRQLIEEATKWVGGLDRIHKTRRILRCFDFSATPFSPSGKQSSEESLFGWIVSDFGLNDAIEAGLVKTPRVVVRDDGMPDVKNYKSKLYHIYDHVRDDLNRSAEEFEPLPDLVMNAYLLLGKDWLATYQAWKKLGYATPPVMITVANRTETAARVKNAFDKRKVLIDELCKPGLTLHIDSKVLDMAEAKAEEGESQPEDSAGENDDEPKQKKLTRTEQGELLRKTVDTVGKIGEPGEKIQNVISVGMLSEGWDAKTVTHIMGLRAFSSQLLCEQVVGRGLRRTSYEVKQVPHPVTGEEVELFEAEYVNIFGVPFTFLPHEGGADGPLPPPPPKTRIEPAREKVGFLISWPNIIRIDHVYRPQLELDSQKIEPLVLNATDKIENAEMAAVVAGKPNLAVMTGIDLAALAERFRFQKIVFEVARDIYDQMKPGWRGTKENLLAQVIRLVEKFIASPQLEINPPLFYRDEMKRRVMLTLNMARIVQHVFEQIRFGNTVTLEPVFDSNRPIRSTADMLPWFTGKPVVAAKRSHINLCVADSTWEAHAAYELDHNPHVAAWAKNDHLGFEVSYIFAGIFHKFRPDYLIRLANGTSLVVEIKGQDTPKDQTKRRYLNDWIIAVNTHGGFGKWKTDVCLKLQDLPTVIAKAAQT